In Gambusia affinis linkage group LG08, SWU_Gaff_1.0, whole genome shotgun sequence, a single window of DNA contains:
- the LOC122835772 gene encoding neuroepithelial cell-transforming gene 1 protein-like: protein MEENEEVHGRTVGNQKQKLRRISSRTSTTSVVSAAEPSPPQKLRRKNSTKLSLQRGSSFTFLTPGTPWDFSLKRKRKDKEDDTVSLSSFDLKEPSNKRVRSLAKVSSLVNLISPSKNGAVRRFGQSIQSMSLRNDGKSPGTALKAPSKAPATTPTKRRNSTLWSETLDVHQKSAFSAKEIKRQEAIYELFRGEQDLIEDLQLARKAYHDPMLKLSIMTQEELAHIFGDLDAYIPLHEYLTMKLTEGTGHDGTVDQIGQIVIDWLPGLNAYKNYCSNQLAAKALLDQKKQDKRVQDFLQRCLESPFSRKLDLWSFLDIPRSRLVKYPLLLKEILRHTPPNHPDVTSLERAVTIIQDILSDINVTKGESECQYYIDKLEFLDEKQWDPLIHECKALLCHGELRTKSGSRLHVFLFSELLVLTRPVTRNDRSCFQVYRQPIPVRDLVLEDLQDGEVRLGGSFRGAFTNGEKAKNVFRVSSMDPSHGQSHTLHVSDVYHKQQWLNCLRSAITQQQGAPARVQPVLPSPACEEKTDENCPPPRGPKLRRQTLSKTRLEQKLQGSQRRKETGV, encoded by the exons atggaagaaaacgAGGAAGTTCACGGAAGGACGGTGGGAAACCAGAAGCAGAAACTACGGAGGATTTCATCGAGGACGTCTACTACGAGTGTTGTCAGCGCTGCAGAGCCATCGCCCCCGCAAAAACTGCGGAGGAAAAACTCGACGAA ACTGTCACTGCAGAGAGGCAGCTCGTTCACCTTCCTCACTCCAGGGACGCCTTGGGACTTCAGCCTA AAAAGAAAGCGCAAAGATAAGGAGGATGACACCGTTAGCCTTTCCAGCTTTGACCTCAAG GAGCCCAGTAATAAGCGAGTGCGATCCCTGGCTAAAGTTTCATCTCTCGTCAACCTGATATCTCCGTCGAAAAACGGAGCAGTGCGGCGCTTCGGCCAGTCCATTCAG TCCATGTCATTACGTAACGATGGGAAGTCGCCAGGGACGGCTCTCAAAGCTCCCAGCAAGGCCCCGGCTACGACTCCCACCAAACGCAGGAACAGCACGCTGTGGTCAGAGACGCTGGACGTCCATCAGAAGAGCGCCTTCTCTGCTAAGGAAATCAAAAGACAAGAG GCAATTTATGAACTTTTCAGAGGCGAGCAGGACCTCATCGAGGATCTGCAACTGGCACGAAAG GCCTACCACGACCCCATGCTCAAGCTCTCCATCATGACCCAGGAGGAACTAGCTCACATTTTTGGTGACCTGGACGCTTACATCCCCCTCCATGAGt acttAACGATGAAGCTCACAGAGGGAACAGGCCATGATGGAACAGTAGATCAGATCGGCCAGATAGTGATAGACTGG CTGCCTGGCCTGAACGCTTACAAAAACTACTGTAGCAACCAGCTTGCAGCCAAAGCACTGCTGGACCAGAAGAAACAGGACAAGCGGGTGCAGGACTTCCTGCAGCGCTGCCTGGAGTCGCCTTTCAGCAGGAAGTTGGATCTGTGGAGCTTCCTGGACATCCCGCGCTCACGTCTGGTGAAGTACCCTCTGCTGCTGAAGGAGATCCTCAGGCACACTCCTCCTAATCACCCCGATGTGACCAGTCTGGAGAGAGCG GTCACAATAATTCAGGACATTTTGTCTGACATCAACGTGACGAAAGGGGAGTCGGAGTGCCAGTATTACATAGACAAACTGGAGTTCCTGGATGAAAAGCAGTGGGACCCTCTCATACACGAGTGTAAGGCCCTGCTGTGTCACGGCGAGCTTCGGACCAAGAGCGGCTCG AGGCTACACGTGTTCCTCTTCTCcgagctgctggttctgacccgacCGGTGACGCGTAACGACAGGAGCTGCTTCCAGGTGTACCGGCAGCCCATCCCAGTGAGAGACCTGGTTCTGGAGGACCTCCAGGACGGAGAGGTCCGCTTAGGCGGGTCATTCAGGGGGGCGTTCACAAATGGAGAGAAAG CTAAGAACGTTTTCCGAGTGAGCTCCATGGACCCGTCCCACGGCCAGTCGCACACGCTGCACGTCAGCGACGTTTACCACAAACAGCAGTGGCTCAACTGTCTGCGCAGCGCAATCACCCAACAGCAGGGGGCTCCAGCCAGAGTGCAGCCCGTCCTCCCCTCTCCTGCCTGCGAGGAAAAGACAGACGAGAACTGCCCACCTCCTCGCGGCCCGAAGCTCCGGCGTCAGACGCTGTCCAAAACCAGGCTGGAGCAGAAGTTACAGGGATCACAACGGAGGAAGGAAACCGGCGTGTAG
- the LOC122835333 gene encoding ankyrin repeat and SOCS box protein 13-like isoform X2 has protein sequence MQQSHGLGFWTDRSAVHEAAAQGRALQLQQLIEAGAAVNIVAVDSITPLHEACIQGQTQCVRLLLAAGAQVDARNIDGSTPLCDACAAGSLDCVKLLLEYGATVNPPLFTFSPLHEACMGGNSDCVQLMIDRGAFMEAHDCHYGTPLHVACARQHFDCAKVLLVAGANVNASKLHETALHHAAKTKNTDLIELLVEFGGSVFVRDNLNKKPIHYTSPGSPSYRCLEFYENTPLSLQQLSRLALRRTLGTRARKVISELLLPKSIIRFLSYMKPLVIEI, from the exons atgCAGCAAT CTCATGGCCTCGGATTCTGGACGGACCGGTCAGCGGTGCACGAGGCTGCCGCGCAGGGCCGagccctgcagctgcagcagctaaTTGAGGCGGGCGCCGCCGTAAACATTGTCGCAGTGGACTCCATCACTCCGCTGCACGAGGCCTGCATACAGGGTCAAACCCAGTGCGTCAGGCTGCTGCTGGCCGCTGGTGCACAG GTGGATGCTCGGAACATCGATGGAAGCACCCCGCTGTGCGATGCCTGCGCAGCCGGGAGCTTGGATTGTGTCAAGCTGCTGTTGGAGTACGGAGCGACCGTCAACCCTCCACTCTtcactttctctcctcttcacGAGGCGTGCATGGGAG GTAACTCAGACTGCGTTCAGCTGATGATCGACCGAGGCGCCTTCATGGAGGCTCACGACTGTCACTATGGAACGCCGCTTCATGTGGCGTGTGCTAGGCAACACTTCGACTGCGCCAAAGTGCTGCTCGTTGCAG GAGCAAACGTGAACGCTTCCAAGCTCCACGAGACGGCCCTTCACCACGCCGCTAAGACCAAGAACACCGATCTGATAGAGCTGCTTGTGGAGTTCGGGGGGAGCGTTTTCGTTCGAGACAACCTGAACAAGAAGCCAATCCACTACACCAGCCCGGGCTCTCCCTCCTACCGCTGCCTCGAGTTCTACGAAA ATACTCCCCTGAGCCTGCAGCAGCTCAGCAGACTGGCTTTGAGGAGGACTCTCGGCACAAGAGCACGCAAAGTCATTTCGGAGCTGCTCTTGCCCAAGAGCATCATAAGATTCCTCTCGTACATGAAGCCTCTTGTCATAGAAATATGA
- the LOC122835333 gene encoding ankyrin repeat and SOCS box protein 13-like isoform X1 gives MEITRARPSLYGEIAHGLGFWTDRSAVHEAAAQGRALQLQQLIEAGAAVNIVAVDSITPLHEACIQGQTQCVRLLLAAGAQVDARNIDGSTPLCDACAAGSLDCVKLLLEYGATVNPPLFTFSPLHEACMGGNSDCVQLMIDRGAFMEAHDCHYGTPLHVACARQHFDCAKVLLVAGANVNASKLHETALHHAAKTKNTDLIELLVEFGGSVFVRDNLNKKPIHYTSPGSPSYRCLEFYENTPLSLQQLSRLALRRTLGTRARKVISELLLPKSIIRFLSYMKPLVIEI, from the exons ATGGAGATAACCCGGGCCAGACCGTCGCTGTATGGAGAAATCG CTCATGGCCTCGGATTCTGGACGGACCGGTCAGCGGTGCACGAGGCTGCCGCGCAGGGCCGagccctgcagctgcagcagctaaTTGAGGCGGGCGCCGCCGTAAACATTGTCGCAGTGGACTCCATCACTCCGCTGCACGAGGCCTGCATACAGGGTCAAACCCAGTGCGTCAGGCTGCTGCTGGCCGCTGGTGCACAG GTGGATGCTCGGAACATCGATGGAAGCACCCCGCTGTGCGATGCCTGCGCAGCCGGGAGCTTGGATTGTGTCAAGCTGCTGTTGGAGTACGGAGCGACCGTCAACCCTCCACTCTtcactttctctcctcttcacGAGGCGTGCATGGGAG GTAACTCAGACTGCGTTCAGCTGATGATCGACCGAGGCGCCTTCATGGAGGCTCACGACTGTCACTATGGAACGCCGCTTCATGTGGCGTGTGCTAGGCAACACTTCGACTGCGCCAAAGTGCTGCTCGTTGCAG GAGCAAACGTGAACGCTTCCAAGCTCCACGAGACGGCCCTTCACCACGCCGCTAAGACCAAGAACACCGATCTGATAGAGCTGCTTGTGGAGTTCGGGGGGAGCGTTTTCGTTCGAGACAACCTGAACAAGAAGCCAATCCACTACACCAGCCCGGGCTCTCCCTCCTACCGCTGCCTCGAGTTCTACGAAA ATACTCCCCTGAGCCTGCAGCAGCTCAGCAGACTGGCTTTGAGGAGGACTCTCGGCACAAGAGCACGCAAAGTCATTTCGGAGCTGCTCTTGCCCAAGAGCATCATAAGATTCCTCTCGTACATGAAGCCTCTTGTCATAGAAATATGA